The stretch of DNA TCAATGCTCTAAATTAACATTCACTAAGGCCCTAGTGTACATCCATCTCATCTACCTTCTAATAGTCATCTTCGTCTGATTTTTCTAGCGACTGAGGCTGAGGGGCATCTGGACCAGGCACCAGGCCGGCGCAGATTCAACTTTCCAAACATTCCCTCTCTCAAATCAATGTATCCAAAGCTGTGGTACTTCATGCGCGTGATTGCAATCTCCTCTGCCTTCTTTATGTCTCGTGATATCGAGTTGATCAAGCTGTTGGGACTGCCTGTATATGGCGCTGGGTGGAAGTTTGCTGCAGGCTCTGGGCTGTAATCTTCAAACGTCTCGAGGTCATATGCCTCGTAGTCCATTTCCAGAATGTCGTTGGTGTCGCAGAACGGCGCGGCTTTGACTTGGATCGGTAGAATGAACTCTTGAAGCAGAGGAGTATTCCTTGAAGGTGTAGGGGATCTGCCTGTTGAAGAAGTGCTTCGCGAGTAGTGGTAGGTcaagttgttgttgataTTAGTCTCCGGAGAGGGAGTAGGAGGGTATGACTCGACTGCCCGACCTGCAGGAACTGACACATGGTACTGCTGTTGGCCATAGGTTGCTGGATAAGCTGCAGCATATACCGAGTTGAGAGGATGAGaggcagctgctggtgcttgaAATTGTTGATCAAACACGACTTCCTGATGTGAGTTTGAGGTAGACGAGGCATTACTGCTAGTACTGGAGGTTGTAGCCGCGATCATATGGTGGGCTGGAGGTTGAGTAGTACT from Yarrowia lipolytica chromosome 1D, complete sequence encodes:
- a CDS encoding uncharacterized protein (Compare to YALI0D06369g, no similarity) — its product is MWDYSQYHILLINISTPEYGSGFPQHDSMNDYQLGDAITIDHILGQHDFGPIQGQSVAPYTQQNPPSQNIGHQSLVTSSNGTSTTQPPAHHMIAATTSSTSSNASSTSNSHQEVVFDQQFQAPAAASHPLNSVYAAAYPATYGQQQYHVSVPAGRAVESYPPTPSPETNINNNLTYHYSRSTSSTGRSPTPSRNTPLLQEFILPIQVKAAPFCDTNDILEMDYEAYDLETFEDYSPEPAANFHPAPYTGSPNSLINSISRDIKKAEEIAITRMKYHSFGYIDLREGMFGKLNLRRPGAWSRCPSASVARKIRRR